The following are encoded together in the Pseudoalteromonas shioyasakiensis genome:
- the def gene encoding peptide deformylase translates to MARLEVLRFPDERLRTIAKEVPEVNDEVRQIVKDMLETMYDENGIGLAATQVDIHQRIVVIDVSEERDQPLVLINPEITKKDGSTVSEEGCLSVPYSYAKVDRAETVTVKALNENGEEFSLDADELLAICIQHELDHLKGTLFIDYLSPLKRQRIRKKLEKEAKLAAKS, encoded by the coding sequence ATGGCTAGGTTAGAAGTTTTGAGATTTCCGGATGAGCGTTTACGTACAATCGCGAAAGAAGTACCAGAAGTAAACGATGAAGTTCGTCAAATCGTAAAAGACATGCTTGAAACTATGTATGACGAAAACGGTATCGGCTTAGCAGCGACGCAAGTAGATATCCACCAGCGAATTGTGGTGATCGACGTATCTGAAGAGCGCGACCAACCGTTAGTGTTAATCAACCCAGAAATCACCAAAAAAGATGGCTCAACAGTAAGTGAAGAAGGCTGTTTATCAGTTCCTTACTCATACGCAAAAGTTGACCGCGCAGAAACAGTCACTGTTAAAGCGCTAAATGAAAACGGTGAAGAATTCAGCCTAGATGCTGACGAGCTATTAGCGATTTGTATTCAGCATGAGCTTGATCACCTTAAAGGCACCCTATTTATTGATTATCTATCGCCTTTAAAGCGCCAACGTATCCGTAAAAAGCTTGAGAAAGAAGCTAAGCTGGCTGCTAAATCATAA
- a CDS encoding LysM peptidoglycan-binding domain-containing protein, translating to MRYPLVAALLAFSSAFPAIADVLTIKKDAPKQYVVKKGDTLWDISGVYLDEPWQWPDLWQMNPQIANPHLIYPGDALTLIYDKDGNPRLVKNPRYKKLSPEGRITPKGKQAVPTLPLELLRPYLSYEQAISADVIAQKPYILGASVNTKMNTMGHTLYVKGDLTLNEAYGVYRKGNDLVDPNTNEVLANKAELVAIVRAFRSGDVENGVPASVKVELVKQEIKPHDFLMPAMEGQMMPAYFTMKRPEAVLDGTIIAAANEMREFSTMDIVVLNLGSDQVKPGFVLDIQRQSPEVYDGRNGPRYREDSNSLEKFMTDANDVLGIESDEDSNVWHMPKEKVGELMVFKVYDNVSYALIVKNQHPIRVGDYAVIN from the coding sequence ATGAGATACCCACTAGTTGCGGCTTTGTTAGCCTTTAGCAGTGCTTTTCCTGCAATTGCTGATGTGTTAACAATAAAAAAAGACGCACCAAAACAATATGTTGTCAAAAAAGGCGATACACTTTGGGATATCTCGGGCGTGTATCTTGATGAGCCTTGGCAATGGCCTGATTTGTGGCAGATGAACCCGCAAATTGCGAATCCGCATTTAATATACCCGGGTGATGCGCTCACTTTAATTTACGATAAAGACGGAAATCCTCGTTTAGTTAAAAATCCGCGTTATAAAAAACTCTCTCCAGAAGGGCGGATCACACCAAAAGGCAAGCAAGCTGTGCCAACATTGCCTTTGGAGTTGCTGCGCCCATATTTGAGTTATGAGCAAGCGATTAGCGCCGATGTTATTGCACAAAAACCATATATTCTGGGTGCCAGTGTTAATACCAAAATGAATACCATGGGCCATACGCTTTACGTTAAAGGTGACTTAACACTTAACGAAGCTTATGGCGTGTACCGTAAAGGCAATGATCTTGTTGATCCAAATACCAATGAAGTACTAGCGAATAAAGCGGAATTAGTGGCGATTGTTCGCGCATTTAGAAGCGGTGATGTGGAAAACGGCGTACCTGCCTCAGTTAAAGTTGAGTTGGTAAAACAAGAAATTAAACCTCATGACTTCTTAATGCCGGCGATGGAAGGGCAAATGATGCCAGCCTATTTCACTATGAAACGCCCTGAAGCTGTTTTAGATGGCACTATTATCGCCGCAGCTAATGAAATGCGTGAATTTAGTACCATGGATATTGTTGTACTAAACTTAGGTTCAGACCAAGTGAAACCGGGTTTTGTACTTGATATTCAGCGTCAATCACCTGAAGTGTATGACGGCCGCAATGGGCCTCGTTACCGCGAAGATTCTAACAGTCTTGAGAAATTCATGACTGATGCAAATGATGTGTTAGGAATTGAAAGCGATGAAGACAGTAATGTATGGCACATGCCAAAGGAAAAAGTCGGTGAGCTAATGGTGTTTAAGGTATATGACAACGTTAGCTACGCATTGATTGTGAAGAATCAGCACCCGATCCGAGTTGGAGATTATGCAGTTATAAACTAA